Proteins encoded by one window of Gammaproteobacteria bacterium:
- the glnK gene encoding P-II family nitrogen regulator: MKIVTAIIKPFKLDDVRESLSEIGIQGLTVTEVKGFGRQKGHTELYRGAEYVVDFLPKIKLEVAVGDDQVDAVIEAITNSAKTGKIGDGKIFVTGIEQAIRIRTGETGADAI, encoded by the coding sequence ATGAAAATTGTTACCGCCATCATCAAGCCGTTCAAACTGGACGACGTCCGCGAATCGCTTTCAGAAATCGGTATTCAGGGCTTGACGGTCACCGAAGTCAAAGGCTTCGGTCGCCAGAAAGGACACACCGAGCTTTATCGCGGCGCGGAATACGTGGTGGATTTTCTGCCGAAGATCAAACTCGAAGTAGCGGTTGGCGACGATCAGGTCGATGCGGTCATCGAAGCGATCACGAATTCGGCCAAGACCGGCAAGATCGGCGACGGGAAAATCTTCGTCACCGGCATTGAGCAGGCAATCCGAATCCGCACGGGGGAGACCGGCGCGGACGCCATCTGA